Proteins encoded in a region of the Vitis riparia cultivar Riparia Gloire de Montpellier isolate 1030 chromosome 7, EGFV_Vit.rip_1.0, whole genome shotgun sequence genome:
- the LOC117919012 gene encoding cysteine-rich repeat secretory protein 55-like, whose translation MTLSHHLLLLGVLSLWHCSADSADPLGVFCNKDSKIGSGNASADFDDLSVQLVSKASTNGFVAISFGSGQYLVHGLAQCRGDVGKEGCSTCIQDAAKQIRTRCPNKADARILFDYCFLRYSDKDFIGKVDTGFGIFLRHGAKVTETERFNEELGKLMEKIRSQAVEPQNAGLGKGQTKLTPSVTLYALVQCTRDLSPLSCAQCLAIAVGNFSDFCYNMKGCRVLYSSCYARYELYPVSFPLGSALMFSNTQKVYP comes from the exons ATGACTTTGTCacaccatcttcttcttcttggagtGCTCTCTCTATGGCATTGCAGTGCAGATTCTGCAGACCCTTTAGGGGTTTTCTGCAACAAAGACAGTAAAATTGGGAGTGGGAACGCATCAGCCGACTTTGATGACTTGTCGGTTCAATTGGTCTCAAAAGCTTCCACAAATGGCTTCGTTGCTATCTCCTTTGGTAGTGGTCAATACTTAGTCCACGGCTTGGCACAATGCAGAGGAGATGTGGGCAAGGAGGGCTGCTCAACTTGTATTCAAGATGCTGCAAAGCAGATTCGTACGCGTTGCCCAAACAAGGCCGACGCCAGGATTTTGTTTGATTATTGCTTTCTAAG GTACAGCGACAAAGACTTCATAGGGAAAGTTGACACGGGCTTTGGGATTTTCTTGCGCCATGGGGCTAAGGTAACCGAAACGGAACGGTTTAATGAGGAATTAGGCAAGCTGATGGAGAAGATCAGATCGCAGGCTGTTGAACCCCAGAACGCAGGGCTGGGTAAAGGCCAGACAAAGCTCACACCCTCCGTCACACTCTACGCCTTGGTGCAATGCACACGGGATCTGTCGCCATTGTCCTGCGCCCAATGCCTGGCCATTGCTGTTGGCAATTTCTCCGACTTCTGCTACAACATGAAGGGTTGCCGCGTTTTGTATAGCAGTTGTTATGCTCGCTACGAGCTCTATCCAGTCTCCTTCCCTCTCGGCTCTGCCCTAATGTTTTCTAATACTCAGAAGGTTTATCCATAG